The Acinonyx jubatus isolate Ajub_Pintada_27869175 chromosome E3, VMU_Ajub_asm_v1.0, whole genome shotgun sequence genome has a window encoding:
- the GDE1 gene encoding glycerophosphodiester phosphodiesterase 1 isoform X1, with amino-acid sequence MWLWEEQGGLLGPFSFLLLLLLLVTRSPFNACLFTGSLYLLLRLFSFEPVPSRRALQVLKPRDRVSAIAHRGGSHDAPENTLAAIRLAAKNGATGVELDIEFTSDGIPVLMHDNTVDRTTDGTGRLCDLTFEQIRKLNPAANHRLRNDFPDEKIPTLREAVAECLNYNLTIFFDVKGHANMATDALKKIYMEFPQLYNNSIVCSFLPEVIYKMRQTDQNVVTALTHRPWSLSHTGDGKPRYDTYWKQSMFVVMDILLDWSMHNILWYLCGISAFLIQKDFVSPDYLKKWSAKGIQVVAWTVNTFDEKSYYESHLGSSYITDSMLEDCASQF; translated from the exons ATGTGGCTGTGGGAGGAACAGGGGGGCCTCCTGggccccttctccttcctgctaCTGTTGCTCCTGCTGGTAACGCGTAGTCCCTTCAATGCCTGCCTCTTCACCGGCAGCCTCTACCTCTTGCTGCGCCTGTTCAGCTTTGAGCCTGTGCCCTCCCGCAGAGCCCTGCAGGTGCTCAAGCCGCGGGACCGCGTTTCCGCCATCGCTCACCGCGGCGGCAGCCACGACGCGCCCGAGAACACGCTGGCGGCCATTCGGCTG GCAGCTAAGAATGGAGCAACAGGTGTGGAGTTGGACATTGAGTTTACTTCCGACGGGATTCCTGTCTTAATGCATGATAACACAGTTGATAGGACGACCGATGGTACTGGTCGATTGTGTGACTTGACGTTTGAACAAATTAGGAAGCTTAATCCTGCAGCAAATCACAGGTTAAG GAatgatttccctgatgaaaagaTCCCTACCCTGAGAGAAGCCGTTGCAGAGTGCCTAAACTATAACCTCACAATCTTCTTTGATGTCAAGGGCCATGCAAATATG GCTACTGATgctctaaagaaaatatatatggagtttcctcaactATACAATAATAGTATTGTCTGCTCTTTCTTGCCAGAAGTCATCTATAAG ATGAGACAAACAGATCAGAATGTAGTGACAGCTTTAACTCATAGACCTTGGAGCCTTAGCCATACAGGAGATGGGAAACCACGCTATGATACTTACTGGAAACAGTCCATGTTTGTGGTAATGGACATTTTGCTCGATTGGAGCATGCATAATATCTTGTGGTACCTGTGTGGAATTTCAGCTTTCCTCATACAAAAGGATTTTGTATCCCC GGACTACCTGAAGAAGTGGTCGGCTAAAGGCATTCAGGTTGTTGCTTGGACTGTTAATACCTTTGATGAAAAAAGTTACTATGAATCGCATCTTGGTTCCAGTTATATCACTGACAGCATGTTGGAAGACTGTGCATCtcagttctag
- the GDE1 gene encoding glycerophosphodiester phosphodiesterase 1 isoform X2 — translation MHDNTVDRTTDGTGRLCDLTFEQIRKLNPAANHRLRNDFPDEKIPTLREAVAECLNYNLTIFFDVKGHANMATDALKKIYMEFPQLYNNSIVCSFLPEVIYKMRQTDQNVVTALTHRPWSLSHTGDGKPRYDTYWKQSMFVVMDILLDWSMHNILWYLCGISAFLIQKDFVSPDYLKKWSAKGIQVVAWTVNTFDEKSYYESHLGSSYITDSMLEDCASQF, via the exons ATGCATGATAACACAGTTGATAGGACGACCGATGGTACTGGTCGATTGTGTGACTTGACGTTTGAACAAATTAGGAAGCTTAATCCTGCAGCAAATCACAGGTTAAG GAatgatttccctgatgaaaagaTCCCTACCCTGAGAGAAGCCGTTGCAGAGTGCCTAAACTATAACCTCACAATCTTCTTTGATGTCAAGGGCCATGCAAATATG GCTACTGATgctctaaagaaaatatatatggagtttcctcaactATACAATAATAGTATTGTCTGCTCTTTCTTGCCAGAAGTCATCTATAAG ATGAGACAAACAGATCAGAATGTAGTGACAGCTTTAACTCATAGACCTTGGAGCCTTAGCCATACAGGAGATGGGAAACCACGCTATGATACTTACTGGAAACAGTCCATGTTTGTGGTAATGGACATTTTGCTCGATTGGAGCATGCATAATATCTTGTGGTACCTGTGTGGAATTTCAGCTTTCCTCATACAAAAGGATTTTGTATCCCC GGACTACCTGAAGAAGTGGTCGGCTAAAGGCATTCAGGTTGTTGCTTGGACTGTTAATACCTTTGATGAAAAAAGTTACTATGAATCGCATCTTGGTTCCAGTTATATCACTGACAGCATGTTGGAAGACTGTGCATCtcagttctag